GTTACGAGATCCGTTAAACTTGGTTTAAACTGGATTCCTTCTTGGAAAAAAATCCAACCCGAGACTTCTATATTGTTTTCATTCCAAAGGAAAAGTTCTGTTTGATTTTCGGTTTGGATGGATTTGATAAAAACTGAATGACCGTTAAACTCTTTGTAGTTTGGCCAAAAAGAAAATCCATTCGAATTTCTTTTGGCTGTGGTTTTTAAGGTTCTTTTGTAAAATTCTTCTGAATAGGGGTTTGTTTTTTCTAAATCCGTATGAATCATTTGCACTGGAATTTTTTTGGATAAACCTAGGTCCTGACCTTCATGGAATAATAAAATTGATTCACTGGCAGAGAGTAGGCTAAAATAACTATAAGATTTGTCACCAAATTGATGTTTGGCTCTTTCTTCGTCATGGTTTTCCAGAAATCTGATTTGGTTTCTGTTAGAATTTTGTCTCAAACTTTGAGAGACAAAGGGGAAATTGTTTTGTTTGAGAGCATCATAAAAGGATTTATCATAAGTGGCATCAAACCCTAAGTCCAGTAATCGATTTTCCATTTCCCAATAGGCTTCTGCATAAAATTTAAAATTTGGATAGTTTTGCCTTACTATATCAATGACTCGTTTCCAATCGTAAGCTGATTTTTTCCCATGAGTTCTTTCGAAAATATCGGGAAGGAGTAACATGGCCATATCACAACGAACACCATCACATTGTTTTGCGATCTCTTTCAGAATTTGGATATGTTTTTGTTCTACATTTGGATTTGAAAAATCCCATTGGATGGTATCTGTCCAACCATCAAAATAAGGATCTCGCCCATACACGTAACGGATTCCATTATGATGTAAAAAAGAATTTTTTGATGAAACGGAATCATTTGCCTTCAGAAATAAATTTGGATCAGAATCGATCAAAGGGGAATCAATTGCCATATGGTTTGGAACAAAATCTAAAATTAGTTTTTTATTCCAACTTTGCATCAGCTGATGAATATGTTTTAGATCTTTTTCCCCAGACACTATTGGGTCGGGTGTATAAGAGAAAACAGAATAAGGAGATCCATAAATATCTTCTGGGCCAAGGTTTTGTTTAACGGTATGAAAACCAGTCTGGAGTTCCGGCATGGAACGAGCGATCCATTGGGATTTTGGGCTATTTTTCCAGACACCCATCAGCCAAATTTCGTCGGCCCATTCAAACGGAGGGGAATGGATTAGGGTGGGGAGGCTAAGTTCGAGCGGTTCCGTCATTTTTGTACAAAAAAGCCTTGAGCCAATCTCGTACAAATGGATTTGATGGAAGGGATGTTTCATAACAAAGTTCAAATATTCAAGTATAGTTCCTCCTTACGCAAGATAGTTTTGGTTGGTTTGACAGGACTTTTGTCAATGGCTTTTGCCTTTAATTGTTCCGAAGAAGATAGGAATGAATCCTTATCAAAGGTAAACGATCTTCCTTGGGAAGGAGATGTTAATTCCATTCCGAATGCCCTTCGTTTGAAAAATCCAGTGGCAGATCCTAAAGCCAAAAAAGGTGGAAAGATTCGCATTTATTCTCACCAATTCCCAAAATCATTAAATTATTATTTGGATCAGTTCACCACTACAGCTCGGATCTTTACTAGTTTGTATGAACCGCTTACAGGTTACCATCCACTGACTTTGGAAACCATTCCTCATCTTGCAAGGGATTGGAAAATTTCTCCTGATAAAAAGAAATTTACTTTCTATTTGGATCCGAATGCACGTTGGTCGGATGGCAAATCAGTAACTGCAGATGATGTAATTTTCACTTATGATACAATCATGAATCCAAAAAATGGAACAGCAGTGTTTCGAGTTTCCTTATCTAGATTTTTAAAACCAGTGAAGTTGGATGATTTAACTGTAGTTTTTGAAGCAAAGGAAGTTCATTGGAATAATTTTAATGATGTAGCATCTTCCATTTTTATTTTGCCAAAACATCATTTCGAAGGAAAAGATTTTAATAAAGAAAATATGGAATTCCCTGTTGTATCGGGTCCTTACAAAATCACGGAAGTCAAAAAGAATCGTTACATCAAACTAGAGAGAAGAGGGGATTGGTGGCAAAGAGCCTATCCTTTTAACGAAGGGCGTAATAACTTTGATCAAATTGTTTATAAAGTTTATAACGAAGAGGCAGTAGCACTCCAAGCCTTCAAAAAAGGTGATATTGATATTTATCCAGTGTATTCCGCCTTTGTTTGGGTAGAGGAAGCCAAAGGAGATGCCTTTGATAAAAATTGGATCGCAAAACAAAGAATTTTTAATTTAAAACCAATTGGCTTCCAAGGTTGGGCTATGAATTCCAGACGTTCTATTTTTTCTGATAAACGTGTGAGAGAAGCTATGAACCTACTTGTGGATCGTAAATTAATGATCGACAAACTAGCGTATGGTGAATATGATCCAACAAATAGTTATTACCCGGATTTTTATTTGGGTGGTGAAAAAAATCCTAACCAACCAACAGAGTTTAGCATAGAAAAAGCAAGGAAACTGCTAGCAGAAGCAGGTTGGAAACCTAATAAGGAAGGGATCTTAGAAAAGGATGGAAAACCATTCCAATTCTCTATTTTAGATCGAGATAAAAAAACAGAAAAGTATTTCACCGTATTTCTAGAAAAAGCTAAGGAAGTGGGCATTCGTGCATCCATTGACACTTTGGATTTGGCTGCCTGGAGCGAACGAGTAGACAAATATGATTTTGATATGACCTGGGCTGCTTGGGGATCGGGAGTGTTTAAAGATCCAGAATCACAATGGCTTTCTAAATACGCAAACGAAGAGGGACAACCCAATTTACCTGGTCTAAAAATTTCAGAAGTAGACAAACTTATCGAAAAACAAAAAACAGAATTTTCTGTTTCCGCTCGTAATGAAATCATTAAACAAATCGATCGAATTGTTTATAAAGAATATCCTTATGTTTTGTTATGGCATTTGCCAAGTACAAGACTTCTGTATTGGCAAAAATATGGAGTTCCTAACTTGCCACTGGGTAAGTATGGAGATGAAAGTTTTTCTTCTGACTACTGGTGGTATGATGAAGAGAAAGATAAAAAATTATCAGAAGCATTGTCAAAGAAGGAAAAATTTACAGATTACGAAGCTGTAGTTCGTTGGAAGTAGAATTAAATCGTGTCTGAAAAAAAAGGCAGGATTGAAGGGATCCGAGATAGGATCTCACAACTTTGGAACCAATATCCAAACTGGGGAAAAATTCCCCAGTTTTTGGAGTTATTGGAGAAAGGTCTCGACAAAGAGTTGTTTGTCGATCCAAACAAACAAGAAATACCGATCCCCTTAGAGGATCTTCCTGTTGATGAAGTTTTACGAAGGTCTGGATTCTTTCGTAATTTGTATGAAAAACTTTTTCCTGTTTCCCATGTATTCAGAATCACATATCGTTATGACCGCGAATTTTTGGATAACTTTATGCCACTTTCTAAAGACGGATATATTGGGAGAGGTTCCTATAAATTTGTTTATAAACTTCCTTGGAACCAGGTGGTTAAAATTGGAAAATCAAAATTACCTTCCGATGCAATCTTTGGATCCTTATTCAAAGAAGTAGGTAAAGACCTATCCCGATTTTTGAAACCAGAAGAAATGGAACTACGAGAGTTTTTAAAAAAACAAACATCTCGTGATTCTAAAAAAGATGAAATCGACTTTAAATTCAAACGATTGGGGTTAGAAAGATTACATTATTGGAAATTAAAATCTCTCATACCTGACTTAGTTGTTCCCACCCGTTTTTTTATGGGTATGCGCGTGAGAAACAATCCGTTTGGAGTTCCCAATGTCAC
This genomic stretch from Leptospira congkakensis harbors:
- a CDS encoding alpha-amylase codes for the protein MTEPLELSLPTLIHSPPFEWADEIWLMGVWKNSPKSQWIARSMPELQTGFHTVKQNLGPEDIYGSPYSVFSYTPDPIVSGEKDLKHIHQLMQSWNKKLILDFVPNHMAIDSPLIDSDPNLFLKANDSVSSKNSFLHHNGIRYVYGRDPYFDGWTDTIQWDFSNPNVEQKHIQILKEIAKQCDGVRCDMAMLLLPDIFERTHGKKSAYDWKRVIDIVRQNYPNFKFYAEAYWEMENRLLDLGFDATYDKSFYDALKQNNFPFVSQSLRQNSNRNQIRFLENHDEERAKHQFGDKSYSYFSLLSASESILLFHEGQDLGLSKKIPVQMIHTDLEKTNPYSEEFYKRTLKTTAKRNSNGFSFWPNYKEFNGHSVFIKSIQTENQTELFLWNENNIEVSGWIFFQEGIQFKPSLTDLVTGTEYPQTKSEEGIYFKLNPNQAQWFIF
- a CDS encoding extracellular solute-binding protein translates to MFHNKVQIFKYSSSLRKIVLVGLTGLLSMAFAFNCSEEDRNESLSKVNDLPWEGDVNSIPNALRLKNPVADPKAKKGGKIRIYSHQFPKSLNYYLDQFTTTARIFTSLYEPLTGYHPLTLETIPHLARDWKISPDKKKFTFYLDPNARWSDGKSVTADDVIFTYDTIMNPKNGTAVFRVSLSRFLKPVKLDDLTVVFEAKEVHWNNFNDVASSIFILPKHHFEGKDFNKENMEFPVVSGPYKITEVKKNRYIKLERRGDWWQRAYPFNEGRNNFDQIVYKVYNEEAVALQAFKKGDIDIYPVYSAFVWVEEAKGDAFDKNWIAKQRIFNLKPIGFQGWAMNSRRSIFSDKRVREAMNLLVDRKLMIDKLAYGEYDPTNSYYPDFYLGGEKNPNQPTEFSIEKARKLLAEAGWKPNKEGILEKDGKPFQFSILDRDKKTEKYFTVFLEKAKEVGIRASIDTLDLAAWSERVDKYDFDMTWAAWGSGVFKDPESQWLSKYANEEGQPNLPGLKISEVDKLIEKQKTEFSVSARNEIIKQIDRIVYKEYPYVLLWHLPSTRLLYWQKYGVPNLPLGKYGDESFSSDYWWYDEEKDKKLSEALSKKEKFTDYEAVVRWK